A DNA window from Setaria viridis chromosome 2, Setaria_viridis_v4.0, whole genome shotgun sequence contains the following coding sequences:
- the LOC117843995 gene encoding F-box protein At5g49610 encodes MPHSTATESNSRRWPHQVDPPRRRSCSSRFRRGAPTASSRSPWIGWLSNRRSKGATHRPSPPPSIPTISGSRPLRLTLLRLGARTAPKRSAVTGLGLPDDPIAEIISRLPAKPLFRFKYVSKAWFRLITDWLRKLKFPQTLQGFFYGDNDGNNYGHFFNLLGGSVPPVDPAFSFLPQLPETQKFILLRSCNGLVLFRHKQYLNAGHAKTLGYIVCNPATKEWVTVPRSGWTLAKGQGDYDPEEWPAVTYLIFDPAVSSQFKLVQFCHDSGLNMSQVYTYSSKSGVWSERASECWSSETVGSCVGSAFVNGMLHLIVHRSYEQLSMIVAVDGEGEKCRIIHWAEQERGLLVFLGQSQGNLICMSGHIVDHQTGFITELSIWVLEDYGTEQWMLKDRLSYLQLFGEVSLSRCFLSFPIAIHPDRNVFFFVYGLNGKLVSYDMDSKEEAWTGLFQFPK; translated from the exons ATGCCGCACAGTACAGCTACA GAATCCAATTCCCGGCGCTGGCCGCACCAGGTAGATCCAccgcggcgccggagctgcTCTTCTCGTTTCCGGCGAGGTGCTCCGACGGCCAGCTCCAGATCTCCCTGGATTGGATGGCTCAGCAACCGACGGAGCAAGGGAGCCACCCACcgaccatcgccgccgccgtcgatccCGACCATCTCCGGCAGCCG CCCCCTGCGCCTCACTCTTCTCCGACTGGGGGCACGGACTGCCCCAAAGCGGAGCGCGGTGACCGGTCTCGGCCTCCCTGACGACCCCATCGCGGAGATAATCTCGCGCCTCCCCGCCAAGCCCCTGTTCCGATTCAAGTACGTCTCCAAGGCCTGGTTCCGCCTCATCACCGACTGGCTCAGGAAGTTGAAGTTCCCCCAAACATTACAAGGTTTCTTCTATGGGGACAACGACGGCAACAACTATGGGCATTTCTTCAACCTGTTGGGGGGATCTGTGCCTCCCGTCGACCCCGCGTTCTCCTTCCTCCCGCAGCTACCTGAGACTCAGAAGTTCATCCTCCTGCGTTCCTGCAATGGTCTCGTACTCTTTCGGCACAAGCAGTATCTGAACGCAGGCCACGCAAAAACACTGGGATACATAGTGTGCAACCCCGCCACCAAAGAATGGGTGACTGTGCCTAGATCGGGCTGGACTCTAGCCAAGGGCCAAGGGGATTATGATCCGGAAGAATGGCCAGCCGTTACCTATTTGATTTTTGACCCGGCTGTCTCCTCGCAATTTAAGTTGGTTCAGTTCTGCCACGACTCTGGCTTGAACATGTCACAGGTGTACACCTACTCATCTAAAAGTGGGGTATGGAGTGAGAGGGCAAGTGAATGTTGGTCAAGTGAAACCGTAGGATCCTGTGTGGGCAGTGCATTTGTTAATGGTATGCTGCATTTGATTGTCCATCGCTCGTATGAACAACTGAGTATGATAGTTGCAGTTGATGGGGAAGGGGAGAAATGCAGGATTATCCACTGGGCAGAACAGGAGCGTGGTTTGCTTGTTTTTCTTGGTCAATCTCAAGGGAACCTGATTTGCATGAGCGGACACATAGTAGACCACCAGACTGGTTTTATTACGGAACTGTCAATTTGGGTTCTTGAGGACTATGGTACAGAGCAATGGATGCTGAAGGACAGGTTGAGCTATTTGCAGCTGTTTGGAGAAGTGAGTCTGAGTCGATGTTTCCTTAGCTTCCCAATCGCCATTCATCCAGATCGCAATGTTTTCTTCTTTGTTTACGGCTTGAATGGGAAACTGGTATCATATGACATGGATAGTAAGGAA GAAGCATGGACTGGACTATTCCAATTTCCAAAGTGA
- the LOC117846358 gene encoding F-box only protein 8 yields the protein MDSPKTKRRSEVAVAACPPDDPLVEILSRLHAKPRFRFKCVSKGWRDLITDRLGCRKSPQTLEGFFFLVDEIQSCSDDRSDYGCFIDLLGKPSPLIDFSFTFLTKVPEIDKMVLTGYCNGLLLYGHRRSSDKYDTLGYVVCNPATEEWVAVPSSGWKPPPSPSLEGIEDEQYQVPILQGEHVLTYMLFDPDTSPHFHLIEFWMKSFVELEGVHAYSSEIGVWRPNEGGSWGKSAIIGSSLGSGCAFSGMLHFIVTCTFNVRWQRMIVAVDGEGKTSRTMRWPEDRGHLLFIGQTQGHLHCISGHVDDSDHMNELSIWVLEDYGGEKWVLKHNVSVLQLFGKASCQCDSYGVVEIHPKCNMVFFFQYWNQKLISYDMDSKEVRDLYTLVRDDYESIMPYVPYYGSSLALAKKH from the coding sequence ATGGACAGCCCCAAGACCAAGAGGAGGAGCGAGGTCGCGGTGGCCGCCTGTCCCCCTGACGACCCGCTCGTGGAGATCCTCTCGCGCCTCCACGCCAAGCCCCGCTTCCGATTCAAGTGCGTCTCCAAAGGCTGGCGCGACCTCATCACCGATCGCCTCGGCTGCAGGAAGTCCCCCCAAACCCTGGAAGggttcttcttcctcgtcgACGAGATCCAGAGCTGCAGCGACGACCGTTCGGACTATGGATGTTTCATCGACCTGTTGGGTAAACCTTCACCTCTGATCGATTTTTCCTTCACCTTCCTGACGAAGGTGCCTGAGATTGATAAGATGGTCCTTACTGGTTACTGCAATGGCCTCCTCCTCTATGGGCATAGACGGAGTTCGGACAAATATGATACTCTTGGATATGTTGTGTGCAACCCCGCCACCGAGGAGTGGGTGGCTGTGCCCAGCTCTGGCTGGAAACCACCACCATCTCCTTCATTGGAAGGCATCGAGGATGAACAATACCAAGTTCCCATTTTGCAAGGCGAACATGTTCTCACCTATATGTTGTTCGACCCAGATACCTCCCCacactttcatttgatcgaatTCTGGATGAAAAGTTTCGTGGAATTGGAAGGGGTGCATGCTTACTCATCTGAAATTGGGGTATGGAGGCCAAATGAAGGGGGTTCATGGGGAAAGTCTGCAATTATAGGTTCGAGCTTGGGTTCTGGATGCGCCTTTAGCGGCATGCTTCACTTCATTGTCACCTGCACTTTTAATGTTCGATGGCAGAGGATGATAGTTGCAGTTGATGGGGAAGGGAAAACGTCTAGGACCATGCGCTGGCCAGAGGATCGCGGTCATCTTCTATTTATTGGTCAAACTCAAGGGCACCTGCATTGTATAAGTGGGCATGTAGACGACTCTGACCATATGAATGAACTGTCCATTTGGGTTCTCGAAGACTACGGCGGAGAAAAGTGGGTTCTGAAGCACAATGTGAGCGTTTTGCAGCTGTTTGGAAAAGCGAGTTGCCAATGTGACTCCTATGGGGTGGTTGAAATTCATCCAAAATGCAATATGGTCTTCTTTTTCCAATATTGGAACCAGAAACTGATATCATATGACATGGATAGTAAGGAAGTGCGTGATCTTTATACTCTGGTACGCGACGACTATGAATCTATCATGCCATATGTTCCCTACTATGGATCGTCATTGGCGCTCGCTAAGAAGCACTGA
- the LOC117845862 gene encoding F-box protein At5g07610 — protein sequence MDCPKTKGIEAAVACLPDDALEGILSRLRAKPLLRFKCVSKAWCGLIADRLRCRKFPQNLVGFFIGGRGENFGDFIDLSGRPVPLVDPSFSFLTNSQEIEKIVLLGSCNGLVLFGHRRVSDNYDTLGYIVCNPTTEQWVTVPSSGWTPWEDSEDEENQDDVQAERLDTYLIFDPAVSPHFQLVQLLSLDLYDLEEVHTFSSVTGAWRQHEGIHGQAWKQWGSMAMAISVACAFNGMLHMSIHFHDSNLNMIVAVDGEGEPFKTMHWPDDSGRVVFFVGQSQGHLHCMSVHTGDLVQMTQLSIWVLEDYDAEKWVLIEGQCELLPAVWKNEMPLP from the coding sequence ATGGATTGCCCCAAGACCAAGGGGATCGAGGCCGCGGTGGCCTGCCTCCCTGACGACGCCCTCGAGGGGATCCTCTCCCGCCTCCGCGCCAAGCCCCTCTTACGATTCAAGTGCGTCTCCAAGGCCTGGTGCGGCCTCATCGCCGACCGCCTCCGCTGCCGCAAGTTCCCCCAAAACCTAGTGGGCTTCTTCATCGGCGGCCGAGGTGAGAACTTCGGCGATTTCATCGACCTGTCGGGGAGGCCGGTGCCTCTCGTCgatccttccttctccttcctcacgAATTCGCAAGAGATTGAGAAGATCGTCCTCTTGGGTTCCTGCAACGGACTTGTCCTCTTTGGGCACAGGCGGGTTTCAGATAACTATGACACACTGGGATACATTGTTTGCAACCCCACTACAGAGCAGTGGGTGACTGTGCCCAGCTCCGGCTGGACTCCATGGGAAGACAGTGAGGACGAAGAGAACCAAGATGACGTTCAAGCGGAACGCCTCGACACCTATTTGATCTTCGACCCAGCTGTCTCTCCACACTTTCAGTTGGTCCAGTTATTGTCGCTTGATCTGTATGATTTGGAAGAGGTGCACACCTTCTCTTCTGTAACTGGGGCATGGAGGCAACATGAAGGTATACATGGCCAGGCATGGAAGCAGTGGGGTAGTATGGCAATGGCCATATCTGTGGCGTGCGCCTTTAATGGAATGCTGCACATGAGTATCCATTTCCATGATAGTAACCTGAATATGATAGTTGCGGTTGATGGGGAAGGGGAGCCTTTTAAGACGATGCACTGGCCAGACGATAGTGGTCgtgttgttttttttgttggtcAATCTCAAGGGCACCTGCATTGCATGAGTGTACATACGGGAGACCTTGTCCAGATGACTCAACTGTCAATTTGGGTTCTTGAGGACTATGATGCGGAAAAATGGGTTCTGATCGAGGGACAATGTGAGCTTCTTCCAGCTGTTTGGAAGAATGAGATGCCATTACCTTGA